A genomic region of Rhodococcus pyridinivorans contains the following coding sequences:
- a CDS encoding peptidyl-tRNA hydrolase, with the protein MSELDPDFADTAPEPVFEAAPDRVFDPASDPGFAERHGVLTRGYGHRPDPEDPAKVQAMPIVLHIPKVDPPARSAVLEAAAMATVALCFDPRVGPGPDGEPGPWQEPFLAWNDARIRKVARRARGAHWRAAQDVDGVTVDHAGAQARAFVPGPVGELDPRISRLQIGGTDLPHDDPPPPADGVPVLWVQKDLEMTVGKAAAQVGHAAMLFAGALDVDTARAWASDGFPCAVRDADEATWRELLARVEAGTAVAVRDAGFTEVAPGSITVIAVPGTVDERA; encoded by the coding sequence GTGTCTGAGCTGGACCCCGACTTCGCGGACACGGCACCCGAGCCGGTCTTCGAGGCCGCACCCGATCGGGTCTTCGACCCGGCCTCGGATCCGGGTTTCGCCGAGCGCCACGGCGTACTCACCCGCGGTTACGGGCACCGGCCCGACCCGGAGGATCCGGCGAAGGTGCAGGCGATGCCGATCGTGCTGCACATCCCCAAGGTCGATCCACCCGCCCGCAGCGCGGTGCTCGAAGCCGCCGCGATGGCCACCGTGGCACTGTGTTTCGACCCGCGGGTCGGTCCCGGCCCGGACGGCGAACCCGGTCCGTGGCAGGAACCCTTCCTCGCATGGAACGACGCGCGGATCCGGAAGGTCGCCCGCCGCGCCCGCGGAGCGCACTGGCGTGCCGCACAGGACGTCGACGGAGTCACCGTCGACCACGCCGGTGCCCAGGCCCGGGCGTTCGTGCCCGGCCCGGTGGGGGAACTGGACCCGCGCATCTCCCGCCTGCAGATCGGTGGCACCGACCTGCCCCACGACGATCCGCCCCCACCGGCGGACGGCGTTCCGGTCCTCTGGGTGCAGAAGGACCTCGAGATGACCGTCGGCAAGGCGGCCGCGCAGGTCGGTCATGCTGCGATGCTGTTCGCGGGGGCACTGGACGTCGACACCGCACGCGCCTGGGCTTCCGACGGATTCCCGTGTGCCGTCCGCGATGCGGACGAGGCCACCTGGCGCGAGCTGCTCGCTCGCGTGGAAGCCGGCACGGCCGTCGCGGTCCGCGACGCGGGCTTCACCGAGGTGGCCCCGGGTTCGATCACCGTGATCGCGGTGCCCGGCACGGTCGACGAACGAGCCTGA
- the glgX gene encoding glycogen debranching protein GlgX: MSSSASESAVVSGSVALPDRAAFPLGPTPVDGGTRFAVHAPHSDRVQVCLVDDDGNEHRVDLPDRTYGVWHGVVPGVGAGQRYGYRAYGPWQPQWGLRTNPHKILLDPWARRIVGDVGDPDRLIPHQGDPFGAMSSTDSLGHTPLSVVTPVLTPMHDKPSVPWENTVVYELHVGSYTARHPLVPPELRGTYLGLAHRSVIDHLVGLGVTTVELLPVQAFVTEPSVRARGMRNHWGYSTASYFAPHPAYAVTPGNEIAEFRTMVDAFHSAGLEVLLDVVYNHTCEASVDGPSLSWRGLDAPGYYLLDAHGRDIDLTGCGNTLDASSPIVVRMVCDSLRYWADVMGVDGFRFDLASALARPRGGAFDPRAALLTAIVTDPVLCDVKLVAEPWDATAHGYQLGNFGAQWAEWNDRYRDTVRRYWAGRSGIREMASRLTGSEDLYDRNIRQPWMSVNFVTAHDGFTLADAVSYERKHNDENGEEGRDGSNNNESVNHGVEGPTDDPEILAARDRHIRAMLATLLLSTGTPMLLAGDEFGHTQNGNNNAYCVPEDVPVRDAWPLDWEHADRARTDYVRELLRLRTRVPVLRQRRFFEGRARSVGYPDLVWFGIEGIELDEDAWQDDSRRTLQGWVDGSQLGTVTRTGVTLEDSSGLFVLHSGDAATVTLAGPEWYRGNIVCVFDSSAPDGRPADTSPMRVGSSYPVDGPTVLIFWIADDGPIEQG, encoded by the coding sequence GTGTCGTCCTCCGCATCCGAATCTGCTGTCGTGTCCGGCTCGGTCGCGCTCCCCGACCGGGCCGCCTTCCCGCTCGGCCCCACCCCGGTCGACGGTGGGACACGCTTCGCCGTCCACGCCCCGCACAGCGACCGCGTCCAGGTCTGTCTCGTCGACGACGACGGGAACGAACACCGCGTGGACCTGCCCGACCGCACCTACGGGGTCTGGCACGGGGTGGTCCCCGGCGTCGGCGCCGGGCAACGGTACGGCTACCGCGCCTACGGGCCGTGGCAGCCGCAGTGGGGGTTGCGTACCAATCCGCACAAGATCCTGCTCGACCCGTGGGCCCGGCGGATCGTCGGCGACGTCGGTGATCCGGACCGGCTGATCCCCCACCAGGGTGACCCGTTCGGTGCGATGTCGAGCACCGACTCGCTCGGCCACACACCTCTGTCGGTGGTGACCCCCGTCCTGACGCCCATGCACGACAAACCCAGCGTGCCGTGGGAGAACACCGTCGTCTACGAACTGCACGTCGGTTCGTACACGGCCCGTCACCCGCTCGTGCCGCCGGAACTGCGCGGCACCTATCTCGGACTCGCCCACCGGTCGGTGATCGACCACCTGGTGGGGCTGGGAGTGACGACGGTCGAACTGCTCCCCGTGCAGGCCTTCGTGACCGAGCCGTCGGTGCGTGCGCGGGGGATGCGCAACCACTGGGGCTACTCGACCGCCTCGTACTTCGCGCCGCATCCCGCCTACGCCGTCACGCCCGGCAACGAGATCGCCGAGTTCCGAACGATGGTCGACGCCTTCCACAGCGCCGGGCTCGAGGTGCTGCTCGACGTCGTCTACAACCACACGTGCGAAGCATCGGTCGACGGTCCGAGTCTGTCCTGGCGCGGTCTCGACGCGCCCGGCTACTACCTGCTCGACGCGCACGGACGGGACATCGACCTGACGGGGTGCGGCAACACCCTCGACGCGTCCTCACCGATCGTCGTGCGGATGGTGTGCGACAGCCTCCGGTACTGGGCGGACGTGATGGGGGTGGACGGCTTCCGCTTCGACCTCGCCAGTGCGCTGGCCCGTCCCCGCGGTGGGGCCTTCGATCCGCGAGCGGCACTGCTCACCGCGATCGTCACCGATCCCGTCCTCTGCGACGTCAAGCTCGTCGCCGAACCGTGGGACGCCACCGCACACGGTTACCAGCTCGGGAACTTCGGCGCGCAATGGGCCGAATGGAACGACCGCTACCGCGACACGGTCCGCCGTTACTGGGCGGGACGTTCCGGGATCCGCGAGATGGCGTCGCGGCTCACCGGTTCGGAGGACCTCTACGACAGGAACATCCGGCAGCCGTGGATGTCGGTCAACTTCGTCACCGCCCACGACGGTTTCACCCTCGCCGATGCGGTCTCGTACGAGCGCAAGCACAACGACGAGAACGGTGAGGAGGGCCGGGACGGGTCGAACAACAACGAGTCGGTGAACCACGGGGTCGAAGGGCCGACCGACGATCCGGAGATCCTCGCCGCCCGCGACCGGCACATCCGGGCGATGCTCGCGACGCTGCTGTTGTCGACGGGCACACCGATGCTGCTCGCCGGCGACGAGTTCGGGCACACGCAGAACGGCAACAACAACGCCTACTGCGTCCCCGAGGACGTCCCCGTCCGCGACGCCTGGCCGCTGGACTGGGAGCACGCCGACCGTGCGCGAACGGATTACGTGCGCGAACTGCTCCGCCTGCGCACGCGCGTCCCGGTGCTGCGGCAGCGACGCTTCTTCGAGGGCCGCGCCCGGTCCGTGGGCTATCCCGATCTCGTGTGGTTCGGCATCGAGGGGATCGAACTCGACGAGGATGCGTGGCAGGACGACAGTCGCCGCACGCTGCAGGGCTGGGTCGACGGCTCGCAACTCGGCACCGTGACCCGCACCGGCGTCACTCTCGAGGACAGCAGCGGGCTGTTCGTTCTGCATTCGGGCGACGCCGCCACGGTGACCCTCGCCGGACCCGAGTGGTATCGCGGCAACATCGTGTGCGTCTTCGATTCGAGTGCCCCCGACGGCAGGCCCGCGGACACCTCCCCGATGCGGGTGGGAAGTTCGTACCCGGTCGACGGTCCGACGGTGCTGATCTTCTGGATCGCGGACGACGGACCCATCGAGCAAGGATGA
- a CDS encoding ABC transporter ATP-binding protein, giving the protein MVRVAQPDPDLLIEFDDVVVRRGGNVLVGPVTWKVELDERWVVLGPNGAGKTSLLRVAAAETFPTSGTAHVLAETFGKTDLSELRPRIGLSSAALANRVPNDEKVTDLVLSAGYGVLGRWREQYDDIDTSRAVEMLESLGAEHLADRLYGTLSEGERKRALIARALMTDPELLLLDEPAAGLDLGGREELVARLGTLAADPDAPAIVLVTHHVEEIPPGFTHALLLKEGGVVAQGLLDDVITAENLSAAFSQSISLDKVDDRFFARRTRQAGRHRR; this is encoded by the coding sequence ATGGTCCGCGTGGCACAACCTGATCCCGATTTGCTCATCGAATTCGACGACGTAGTGGTCCGACGCGGCGGGAACGTCCTCGTCGGTCCCGTGACCTGGAAGGTGGAACTCGACGAACGTTGGGTGGTTCTCGGACCCAACGGGGCAGGAAAGACCTCGCTGCTGCGGGTCGCGGCGGCCGAGACGTTCCCCACCTCCGGCACCGCGCACGTCCTCGCGGAGACGTTCGGAAAGACGGATCTGTCCGAACTACGACCCCGGATCGGATTGTCCTCCGCGGCCCTGGCCAACCGGGTGCCGAACGACGAGAAGGTCACCGATCTCGTGCTCTCCGCGGGCTACGGCGTGCTGGGCCGGTGGCGCGAGCAGTACGACGACATCGACACGAGCCGCGCGGTGGAGATGCTCGAGAGCCTCGGCGCGGAACATCTCGCCGACCGTCTGTACGGGACGCTGTCGGAGGGCGAACGCAAGCGTGCGCTCATCGCCCGGGCGCTCATGACCGACCCCGAACTGCTGCTGCTCGACGAGCCCGCGGCCGGTCTGGACCTCGGCGGTCGCGAGGAACTCGTGGCCCGGCTCGGGACGCTCGCGGCCGACCCGGATGCCCCTGCGATCGTGCTCGTCACCCATCACGTGGAGGAGATCCCGCCGGGCTTCACGCACGCGCTGCTCCTGAAGGAGGGCGGTGTGGTCGCCCAGGGCCTGCTCGACGACGTGATCACCGCCGAGAACCTCAGCGCGGCGTTCAGTCAGTCCATCTCGCTCGACAAGGTCGACGACCGGTTCTTCGCCCGCCGCACCCGCCAGGCGGGACGGCACCGCCGGTGA
- a CDS encoding NUDIX hydrolase has translation MANNRSASTFDPTAVPIRDASTVMLVRDSARGVEVFLQRRVVGMDFAGGMTVFPGGGVDTSDTDAEVRWTGPDVTWWAERFGIGEAQARALVLAAVRETFEECGVLLAGPTEDSVVADTGDYAEARRLLEARELSFGDFLEKEQLVLRADLLRPHANWITPLGERRRYDTRFFVAAVPEGQRADGNTSETDLVQWQTAEEALADWRSGRCILLPPTWSQLSILSGFATVADLMAADPVIEPILPIISRRDGAVHIAFDGDEAYYEVGTHPWAQRSDI, from the coding sequence ATGGCCAACAATCGCTCGGCATCCACCTTCGATCCCACCGCGGTACCCATCCGCGACGCGTCCACCGTGATGCTCGTGCGGGACTCTGCGCGCGGCGTCGAGGTGTTCCTGCAGCGTCGTGTCGTCGGCATGGACTTCGCCGGCGGCATGACCGTCTTCCCCGGCGGCGGTGTCGACACTTCCGACACCGACGCCGAGGTGCGGTGGACCGGACCGGACGTGACCTGGTGGGCCGAGCGGTTCGGTATCGGCGAGGCGCAGGCCCGTGCACTGGTGCTCGCGGCCGTGCGCGAGACCTTCGAGGAGTGTGGCGTGCTGCTCGCCGGACCCACCGAGGATTCGGTGGTGGCCGACACCGGTGACTACGCGGAGGCGCGTCGTCTGCTGGAAGCGCGCGAGTTGTCCTTCGGCGACTTCCTGGAGAAGGAACAGTTGGTGCTGCGCGCCGACCTGCTGCGTCCCCACGCGAACTGGATCACCCCGCTGGGGGAGCGGCGCCGCTACGATACGCGGTTCTTCGTCGCCGCGGTACCGGAAGGACAGCGGGCCGACGGCAACACCAGCGAGACCGATCTGGTGCAGTGGCAGACCGCGGAGGAGGCCCTCGCCGACTGGCGGTCGGGCCGGTGCATCCTGCTCCCGCCCACGTGGAGTCAGCTGTCGATCCTGTCGGGCTTCGCCACGGTCGCCGACCTCATGGCGGCGGATCCGGTCATCGAGCCGATCCTGCCGATCATCAGCCGTCGCGACGGGGCGGTCCACATCGCGTTCGACGGGGACGAGGCCTACTACGAGGTCGGTACTCATCCGTGGGCCCAGCGCTCCGACATCTAG
- a CDS encoding enoyl-CoA hydratase-related protein, whose protein sequence is MAEFVTLDVSDGIGTIRLDRPPMNALNRQLQEEIRAAAREATVRSDVKSVIVYGGEKVFAAGADIKEMADLSYVQMSEIVGDLQSALGSIADIPKPTVAAITGYALGGGLELALGADRRIVGDNVKLGTPEILLGIIPGGGGTQRLARLVGPAKAKDLVFTGRFVGADEALSIGLVDEVVAPDDVYEAARRWAGQFTGAASRALAAAKAAIDQGLDTDLDTGLKIEQHVFAALFATKDRTIGLESFIENGPGKAKFVGE, encoded by the coding sequence ATGGCTGAATTCGTGACCCTCGACGTCTCCGACGGCATCGGCACCATCCGTCTCGACCGCCCTCCGATGAACGCGTTGAACCGGCAGCTCCAGGAGGAGATCCGGGCCGCTGCGCGCGAGGCGACCGTCCGGTCCGACGTGAAGTCGGTGATCGTCTACGGCGGCGAGAAGGTGTTCGCGGCCGGCGCCGACATCAAGGAGATGGCCGACCTGAGCTACGTGCAGATGAGCGAGATCGTCGGCGACCTGCAGTCGGCCCTCGGGTCGATCGCCGACATCCCCAAGCCCACCGTCGCCGCGATCACCGGCTACGCCCTCGGTGGTGGCCTCGAACTCGCCCTCGGCGCCGACCGGCGCATCGTCGGCGACAACGTCAAGCTCGGCACGCCCGAGATCCTGCTGGGCATCATCCCCGGTGGCGGCGGCACCCAGCGACTGGCTCGGCTCGTCGGCCCGGCGAAGGCGAAGGATCTCGTCTTCACCGGTCGTTTCGTCGGCGCCGACGAAGCCCTGTCGATCGGTCTGGTCGACGAGGTCGTCGCCCCCGACGACGTCTACGAGGCTGCGCGTCGCTGGGCCGGGCAGTTCACAGGCGCCGCCTCGCGCGCGCTCGCCGCTGCGAAGGCCGCGATCGACCAGGGCCTCGACACCGATCTGGATACGGGTCTGAAGATCGAACAGCACGTCTTCGCCGCGCTGTTCGCCACGAAGGACCGCACCATCGGCCTCGAATCGTTCATCGAGAACGGGCCGGGCAAGGCGAAGTTCGTCGGCGAGTGA
- a CDS encoding class I SAM-dependent methyltransferase yields the protein MTASRTDGVDPAPNPHATAEEVAAALEDTKLAQVLYHDWEAETYDEKWSISYDERCIDYAKGRFVAAAGDQPLPYERALELGCGTGFFLLNLMQGGVAKTGSVTDLSPGMVKVALRNAENLGLDVDGRVADAETIPYDDDTFDLVVGHAVLHHIPDVEQSLREVLRVLKPGGRFVFAGEPSTIGNFYARMLGRVTWEATTNITKLPFLRDWRRPQTELDESSRAAALEAVVDLHTFDPSDLEKLASSAGAVEVKASSEEFAAALLGWPVRTFEAAVPQEKLGWNWAKFAFGGWKALSWVDENILEHVVPRSFFYNVMITGVKPGK from the coding sequence ATGACTGCCAGCAGGACCGACGGGGTCGACCCCGCGCCGAATCCGCACGCCACTGCCGAAGAGGTCGCAGCCGCGCTCGAGGACACCAAGCTAGCCCAGGTGCTCTACCACGACTGGGAAGCCGAGACGTACGACGAGAAATGGTCCATCTCGTACGACGAGCGGTGCATCGACTACGCCAAGGGGCGGTTCGTCGCCGCGGCCGGCGATCAGCCGCTGCCCTACGAGCGCGCACTCGAACTCGGCTGCGGCACGGGCTTCTTCCTCCTCAACCTCATGCAGGGTGGGGTCGCGAAGACCGGTTCGGTGACCGACCTGTCGCCCGGCATGGTGAAGGTCGCGCTCCGCAACGCCGAGAATCTCGGCCTCGACGTCGACGGCCGCGTTGCCGACGCCGAGACCATTCCGTACGACGACGACACCTTCGACCTCGTGGTCGGCCATGCCGTGCTGCACCACATCCCGGACGTCGAGCAGTCGCTGCGCGAGGTGCTGCGCGTGCTCAAGCCCGGCGGCCGTTTCGTCTTCGCCGGTGAGCCCAGCACGATCGGCAACTTCTACGCCCGCATGCTCGGCCGGGTCACGTGGGAGGCCACCACCAACATCACCAAGTTGCCTTTCCTGCGCGACTGGCGTCGTCCGCAGACCGAGCTCGACGAGTCCTCCCGGGCGGCCGCCCTCGAGGCCGTCGTCGATCTGCACACCTTCGATCCTTCCGATCTCGAGAAGCTGGCCTCCTCGGCCGGAGCCGTCGAGGTCAAGGCGTCGAGCGAGGAGTTCGCCGCGGCCCTGCTCGGCTGGCCGGTGCGCACCTTCGAGGCCGCCGTCCCGCAGGAGAAGCTGGGCTGGAACTGGGCGAAGTTCGCCTTCGGTGGCTGGAAGGCGCTGAGCTGGGTCGACGAGAACATCCTCGAGCACGTCGTGCCCCGTAGCTTCTTCTACAACGTCATGATCACCGGTGTGAAGCCCGGCAAGTAG
- a CDS encoding THUMP-like domain-containing protein: protein MGYDFTLADVEYLTSDDGRDALASVADRELSTRTRLADIGWARTRFGDRAGMLVETVILRRKTEAKIAGGGEWVLTDDALQQSTPTRVAAHRAKRLRGRTVHDVTCSIGAELTELVGVAETVIGSDLDDVRLAMAAHNVPGAYLLRADALRPVTRGTTVIADPARRSGGRRTHDPAALQPPLPDLLDAYAGRDLAVKCAPGLDFDSFDWAGEVEVVSLDGGVREACLYSPGLSTPGVRRRAAVLRSDGTGFEITDAADDDIPEREPGEWIVDPDGAIVRAGLVRHYAAAHGLWQLDPRIAYLTGDSLPDGVRGFRIVERLKYSEKTLRQALARHDCGAVEILVRGVDVDPAVLRPRLKLRGSASLSVVLTRIGRTPEAFVCTPSR, encoded by the coding sequence TTGGGTTACGACTTCACCCTCGCCGACGTCGAGTACCTGACGTCGGACGACGGCCGCGACGCTCTCGCGAGCGTCGCCGACCGGGAGCTGTCGACGCGTACGCGCCTCGCCGACATCGGCTGGGCGCGTACGCGTTTCGGCGATCGTGCCGGAATGCTGGTCGAAACCGTCATCCTCCGACGCAAGACGGAGGCGAAGATCGCAGGCGGCGGCGAGTGGGTGCTCACCGACGACGCTCTGCAGCAGTCCACGCCCACGCGCGTCGCGGCCCACCGCGCGAAGCGGTTGCGAGGGCGCACAGTGCACGACGTGACGTGTTCGATCGGCGCCGAGCTCACTGAACTCGTCGGAGTCGCCGAGACCGTGATCGGCAGCGATCTCGACGACGTGCGGCTGGCGATGGCCGCGCACAACGTCCCCGGGGCGTACCTCCTGCGCGCCGACGCCCTGCGTCCGGTCACGCGAGGCACCACCGTCATCGCCGATCCCGCACGCCGTTCGGGCGGGCGACGGACCCATGATCCGGCCGCGCTGCAACCACCGCTGCCCGATCTCCTCGACGCCTACGCGGGCCGCGATCTCGCCGTGAAGTGCGCACCGGGACTGGATTTCGACTCGTTCGACTGGGCCGGTGAGGTCGAGGTCGTCTCGCTCGACGGTGGAGTCCGCGAAGCGTGCCTGTACTCGCCGGGATTGAGCACTCCCGGCGTGCGCCGACGGGCTGCAGTACTGCGTTCGGACGGAACCGGTTTCGAGATCACCGACGCCGCGGACGACGACATTCCGGAACGGGAGCCGGGGGAGTGGATCGTCGACCCCGACGGCGCGATCGTGCGCGCCGGTCTCGTCCGCCACTACGCGGCAGCCCACGGACTGTGGCAACTCGACCCGCGGATCGCCTATCTCACCGGCGACAGCCTGCCCGACGGAGTACGGGGTTTCCGGATCGTCGAGCGTCTCAAGTACAGCGAGAAGACACTCCGTCAGGCGCTCGCCCGCCACGACTGCGGCGCGGTCGAGATCCTCGTGCGCGGCGTCGACGTCGACCCGGCGGTATTGCGTCCGCGCCTGAAACTGCGCGGGTCGGCCTCGCTCAGCGTGGTGCTCACCCGCATCGGCCGGACGCCGGAAGCCTTCGTCTGCACGCCGTCGCGCTGA
- a CDS encoding outer membrane protein assembly factor BamB family protein → MRGVLRTAVPALTVVFALSACGGGAGTDDVLSSGGWPGRHSDARNSNTATAESVDDLAPGWTRPLGGPVGSPAGIAANGQVSVAAATEAGCNLFSFQMDTGRKRWCTRLAPAVTTITPVSDGVANIYVGEDGGLLSFNEHGQRRWRIPVSGSPRSAQFTSDGSLLVVTHFGQVNVVDPQTGQLEAPLFDLVPVPTLEDGQNLPRLASDHGLPACFGGSEDCPVATTPAVDTATDRVFVTVWRPGSDRSALVALRYTAGDDAVVIEEWSVPDLPGGAVTSPVLSADGSTVYVHDGEGALWALDAETGEARWTHETGRPTALGPAVTEDGLLLLASADGSAPLTALRDGGDSVEVEWERADVTPYGAPAVTADGRAYVVVDGDRGLAAAVLDLADGATMEEEPLDPATGLPVGTGVGPGGEFVITTLDGDVVVLREPQSV, encoded by the coding sequence ATGCGGGGTGTCCTGCGGACCGCGGTCCCGGCGCTGACGGTGGTCTTCGCGCTGAGCGCGTGCGGCGGTGGGGCCGGCACCGACGACGTGTTGTCGAGCGGTGGCTGGCCGGGACGGCACTCCGATGCCCGCAACAGCAACACCGCGACCGCCGAGAGCGTCGACGACCTCGCGCCCGGCTGGACGCGTCCGCTGGGCGGCCCGGTCGGCTCCCCCGCCGGGATCGCGGCCAACGGCCAGGTCTCGGTGGCGGCCGCGACGGAGGCCGGATGCAATCTGTTCTCCTTCCAGATGGACACAGGCCGCAAGCGCTGGTGCACGCGTCTCGCCCCGGCCGTCACGACGATCACCCCCGTCTCCGACGGCGTCGCGAACATCTACGTCGGTGAGGACGGCGGACTGCTGTCGTTCAACGAGCACGGCCAGCGTCGCTGGCGCATTCCCGTGAGCGGCAGCCCCCGCAGCGCACAGTTCACCTCCGACGGAAGCCTGTTGGTGGTCACGCATTTCGGTCAGGTCAACGTCGTCGACCCGCAGACGGGACAACTCGAGGCACCGCTGTTCGATCTGGTGCCGGTGCCGACCCTCGAGGACGGGCAGAACCTGCCGCGACTCGCGAGCGATCACGGCCTCCCCGCCTGCTTCGGGGGCTCGGAGGACTGCCCGGTCGCCACCACCCCGGCCGTCGACACCGCCACCGACCGTGTCTTCGTCACCGTGTGGCGTCCGGGTTCGGACAGGTCGGCGCTCGTGGCGCTGCGCTACACGGCCGGTGATGACGCCGTGGTCATCGAGGAGTGGTCGGTACCCGACCTCCCCGGAGGTGCGGTGACGAGTCCGGTTCTGTCTGCTGACGGTTCGACCGTCTACGTCCACGACGGGGAGGGTGCCCTGTGGGCGCTCGACGCCGAGACAGGCGAAGCGCGATGGACCCACGAGACCGGCCGTCCCACGGCGCTCGGTCCCGCCGTCACCGAGGACGGACTGCTGCTCCTCGCGTCGGCCGACGGCAGCGCCCCGCTGACGGCCCTGCGCGACGGCGGCGACAGCGTCGAAGTCGAGTGGGAGCGGGCGGACGTGACTCCGTACGGTGCGCCGGCGGTGACCGCCGACGGCCGGGCCTATGTGGTCGTCGACGGCGATCGGGGTCTCGCAGCGGCGGTGCTCGATCTCGCGGACGGAGCGACGATGGAGGAGGAACCCCTCGATCCCGCCACCGGATTGCCGGTCGGCACCGGCGTCGGCCCGGGCGGGGAGTTCGTGATCACGACTCTCGACGGGGACGTGGTGGTGCTGCGCGAACCGCAGTCCGTGTGA
- a CDS encoding acyltransferase: protein MTSMWGAPLTARWRGSRRRDPEQVRFLTLSSLKWVLDNKAYTPWYLVRYYRLAKFRLANPHVVLRGMVFLGKNVEIHATPELSRLEIGRWVHIGDGNAIRCHEGSLRIGDKVVFGKDNVVNTYLDIEIGASTLVADWCYICDFDHRTEDITYPIKDQGIVKSPVRIGPDTWIAAKVTVLRGTRVGRGSVLGAHAVVKGDIPDFSIAVGSPAKVVKNRKVAWESAAAERAAREAALADIARKKSGDTPAGVHQ, encoded by the coding sequence ATGACGAGCATGTGGGGTGCACCTCTGACGGCGAGGTGGCGCGGGTCCCGTCGGAGGGATCCCGAACAGGTACGATTCCTGACGCTGTCCTCTCTGAAATGGGTGCTGGACAACAAGGCGTACACGCCCTGGTACCTGGTCCGGTACTACCGCCTGGCGAAGTTCCGGCTGGCCAATCCGCACGTGGTGCTGCGCGGCATGGTCTTCCTGGGCAAGAACGTCGAGATCCACGCGACGCCCGAACTGTCGCGCCTCGAGATCGGCCGCTGGGTCCACATCGGCGACGGCAACGCCATCCGCTGCCACGAGGGTTCGCTCCGGATCGGCGACAAGGTCGTCTTCGGCAAGGACAACGTCGTCAACACCTATCTCGACATCGAGATCGGCGCGTCGACGCTGGTCGCAGACTGGTGCTACATCTGCGACTTCGACCACCGCACCGAGGACATCACCTACCCGATCAAGGACCAGGGCATCGTCAAGAGCCCCGTCCGGATCGGTCCGGACACCTGGATCGCCGCGAAGGTCACCGTGCTCCGCGGCACCCGGGTCGGCCGCGGTTCGGTGCTCGGAGCCCACGCGGTCGTCAAGGGAGACATCCCTGATTTCAGTATCGCGGTGGGTTCGCCCGCCAAGGTCGTGAAGAACCGTAAGGTGGCGTGGGAGAGCGCCGCTGCCGAGCGTGCCGCCCGGGAAGCGGCGCTCGCAGATATCGCACGGAAGAAGTCGGGAGACACGCCCGCGGGCGTCCACCAGTAG